A genomic segment from Sciurus carolinensis chromosome 1, mSciCar1.2, whole genome shotgun sequence encodes:
- the Sybu gene encoding syntabulin isoform X4 produces the protein MKVYGAYLLSSEADFSSSSSTGSISAPEVHMSTAGSKRSSFSRNRGPHGRSNGASSHKSGNSPPSPREKDLLSMLCRNQLSPINIHPNYAPSSPSSSNSGSYKGSDCSPVMRRSGRYMSCGENHGVKPPNPEQYLTPLQQKEVTVRHLKTKLKESERRLHERETEIVELKSQLARMREDWIEEECHRVEAQLALKEARKEIKQLKQVIETMRSSLADKDKGIQKYFVDINIQNKKLESLLQSMEMAHNGSLRDELCLDLPCDSPENSLPLNAPFGKMAGGLVLEEQVTEEGADSELLVGDSMADSTDLLDGMVTTATTDSGELELVHSTPGVKVLEASPKGVGREEGSAVVEQAVQTDVVLFSPAVSELIQNMLKFQDPCPSSSVSPDESGADSMESFPESISALVVDLTPRNPNSAILLSPVETPLGKVAMEDRANRLMRELDFSACVEERLDSIIPLPPGGVVRQYWSSSFLVDLLAVAAPVVPTVLWAFSTQRGGVDPVYNIGALLRGCCVVALHSLRRTAFHIKT, from the exons TCGAGGTCCTCATGGGCGAAGTAATGGAGCCTCATCGCACAAGTCTGGCAACAGTCCTCCATCCCCACGGGAAAAGGACCTTCTGTCCATGCTGTGCAGGAATCAGCTGAGCCCAATTAATATCCATCCTAATTATGCCCCTTCCTCCCCAAGCAGTAGCAACTCAGGCTCCTACAAAGGAAGTGACTGCAGTCCAGTCATGAG GAGGTCTGGAAGGTACATGTCTTGTGGTGAAAACCATGGTGTCAAACCCCCAAATCCAGAGCAGTATCTGACTCCTCTGCAGCAGAAAGAAGTCACAGTGAGACACCTGAAGACCAAGCTGAAGGAATCCGAACGCCGACTTCATGAAAG GGAAACTGAAATCGTGGAGCTCAAGTCCCAGCTGGCCCGTATGAGGGAAGACTGGATTGAAGAAGAGTGCCACCGGGTTGAGGCCCAACTGGCACTCAAGGAGGCCAGGAAGGAGATTAAGCAGCTCAAACAGGTCATTGAAACAATGAGAAGCAGCTTGGCTGATAAGGATAAAGgcattcagaaatattttgtggACATAAATATCCAAAACAAGAAGTTGGAGTCTCTGCTTCAGAGCATGGAGATGGCGCACAATGGCTCCTTGAGGGATGAGCTGTGTCTAGACTTACCATGTGATTCCCCGGAGAACAGCCTACCTCTAAACGCCCCATTTGGCAAGATGGCAGGTGGATTGGTTCTGGAAGAGCAGGTCACAGAGGAGGGGGCCGACAGTGAGCTGCTGGTGGGAGACAGCATGGCCGACAGCACAGATCTGTTAGACGGGATGGTGACAACCGCCACCACAGATTCTGGTGAACTTGAGCTTGTTCATTCCACCCCCGGGGTCAAAGTCCTGGAGGCGTCCCCCAAGGGGGTGGGCCGCGAGGAGGGCAGCGCAGTGGTGGAGCAGGCAGTGCAGACCGACGTGGTGCTCTTCAGCCCGGCTGTCTCTGAGCTCATTCAGAATATGCTCAAATTCCAGGACCCTTGTCCCTCGAGCTCAGTTTCCCCTGACGAGTCTGGGGCTGACTCGATGGAGAGCTTCCCAGAGTCCATCTCGGCCTTGGTGGTTGATTTAACTCCAAGAAATCCCAACTCAGCCATCCTTCTGTCTCCCGTGGAGACCCCGCTGGGCAAGGTGGCTATGGAAGACCGCGCCAACCGCCTCATGAGAGAGCTGGATTTTTCAGCCTGTGTGGAAGAAAGATTGGATAGCATCATTCCGCTGCCCCCCGGGGGTGTCGTGAGGCAGTACTGGAGCAGCAGTTTCCTGGTGGATCTCCTGGCTGTGGCTGCCCCTGTGGTGCCCACTGTTCTGTGGGCATTCAGTACTCAGAGGGGGGGAGTAGATCCGGTCTACAACATCGGAGCCTTGCTACGAGGCTGCTGTGTGGTTGCCCTGCATTCCCTCCGCCGCACCGCCTTCCATATCAAAACCTAA